A window from Agrobacterium tumefaciens encodes these proteins:
- a CDS encoding TonB-dependent receptor: MRLQICRTGSGKKAAGQTRRATLLATTAVAISFAPPVLAQTGADAANSRQPGGEQGATRPFNIPAQSLSSVVGAFGRQSGLQVTLATPTAGNVRTNAVTGSLTVREALSRLLAGTGINFRIAGNGRTVIIGTGESTVDLSGAAGTTVLETITVTGKTGRNALAGSGYQGTPDWVYETPASVSVVSREAIQSAGVRNTRDVFNRVSGVYAGEGNGSFPTVSPNVRGLQESGRVVVSIDGARQNAQRGAAFGGTASYTASAGQSYVDVAFIRAVEIEKITNARSGNAGSLGGKVEFRTVSADDLIAAGENKGGEVNVSRGTNGYDFQGSVLGAVREPDGPLSFVAGYSRTIMDEYKIGTKGEARNTALTMKDLLGRDGWSTFFKSEGDFGDVKASLSWMHQENDFVQGASTAIDRESVRNDSVVAKLDWDPESELIDFKSSLWLNDNMTHELRAARTRYAAETNLDMGLRSFGGSLENTSRFDTAAGALSLNYGAEAFRDIATSVATSATIAQNPSYASSYTAFSPAGRRDVASLFLNGQLEPADWITLSGGVRYDWSRLKGSATYYSTRSYLIDTSVACDPVRNHYTPLNYFNQVFLPANPSWATRYALYLARAWPNASAGCMPGTGTTSDPIPVTEYPEHTVDIDRTYSAWLPSATIELKPVDWFRPYVSYSQSLRPPTILEAFFAGARPGDSAGYEYAPNQALRAEKATTYEIGANMSFDGVLLDDDSLRIKMAAFRREVKDYIALGYLVTDQVLDRTYTSFVNLDGTTYMRGLEFEGNYDARSFWIGGSATILKTEWPEKTQVFSNSAATTSGEIVAWPGDVAPKMKLTLDGGMRFFDEKFSLGARLNHVTPTQSRTLDTEGNLREVTDPYTTVDLYGSYAFNDKATLRFAVNNLTDRKYIPAASSYTAPGRTFIATMNVKF, translated from the coding sequence ATGCGCCTCCAGATATGCAGGACCGGTTCAGGGAAAAAAGCGGCAGGGCAGACCCGCAGGGCCACGTTGCTGGCGACAACAGCGGTAGCCATTTCATTCGCGCCCCCCGTTCTTGCCCAGACCGGAGCGGATGCCGCCAATTCCAGGCAGCCGGGCGGTGAGCAGGGGGCGACGCGTCCATTCAATATTCCCGCCCAGTCGTTGTCATCAGTCGTTGGCGCTTTCGGCCGGCAATCCGGCCTTCAGGTCACGCTTGCCACGCCGACGGCCGGCAATGTGCGCACTAATGCCGTCACCGGCAGTTTGACGGTGCGAGAGGCCCTGTCGCGACTTCTGGCCGGCACGGGTATCAACTTCCGCATCGCCGGAAATGGCAGAACGGTGATCATCGGCACAGGGGAATCCACTGTCGATCTTTCCGGGGCGGCGGGTACGACCGTTCTCGAAACCATCACCGTAACCGGCAAGACCGGACGCAACGCCCTCGCCGGCTCCGGTTATCAGGGAACGCCAGACTGGGTTTATGAAACGCCCGCCAGCGTCAGCGTGGTCAGTCGCGAAGCGATCCAGTCGGCCGGCGTGCGCAACACGCGCGATGTTTTCAACCGGGTCTCCGGGGTTTATGCCGGCGAGGGCAATGGCAGCTTCCCCACCGTTTCACCCAATGTGCGCGGCTTGCAGGAAAGCGGCCGCGTGGTCGTCTCCATCGACGGCGCGCGACAGAACGCACAGCGTGGTGCGGCGTTCGGTGGCACCGCCAGCTATACCGCAAGCGCCGGTCAGAGTTATGTCGATGTCGCCTTTATCCGTGCCGTCGAAATCGAGAAAATAACCAATGCGCGCTCAGGCAACGCTGGCTCGCTGGGCGGCAAGGTGGAATTCCGCACCGTCAGCGCCGATGATCTGATTGCCGCAGGTGAAAACAAGGGTGGGGAAGTGAATGTTTCCCGCGGCACCAATGGTTATGATTTTCAGGGCTCGGTTCTCGGTGCCGTTCGCGAGCCGGATGGTCCCCTTTCCTTTGTCGCCGGTTATAGCCGCACGATCATGGATGAATACAAGATCGGGACAAAAGGCGAGGCGCGGAACACCGCGCTGACGATGAAAGACCTCTTGGGCCGTGATGGGTGGTCGACGTTTTTCAAGAGTGAAGGCGATTTTGGCGATGTAAAGGCCTCGCTTTCGTGGATGCATCAGGAGAATGATTTCGTTCAGGGCGCTTCCACTGCCATCGACCGGGAAAGCGTGCGCAATGACAGTGTCGTTGCGAAGCTGGACTGGGACCCGGAGAGCGAGCTTATCGACTTCAAGTCGTCGCTGTGGCTGAACGATAATATGACGCATGAATTGCGGGCGGCGCGCACGAGATACGCGGCCGAAACGAACCTTGACATGGGCCTGCGCAGCTTCGGTGGCAGCCTGGAAAATACCAGTCGCTTTGATACGGCGGCGGGCGCGCTCAGCTTGAATTACGGAGCTGAAGCCTTCCGGGACATCGCGACATCCGTTGCGACGAGTGCCACAATCGCACAGAATCCCTCCTATGCCAGCAGCTACACGGCTTTCAGCCCTGCCGGACGGCGTGACGTCGCCAGCCTGTTTCTAAACGGGCAATTGGAGCCGGCGGATTGGATCACGCTCAGCGGTGGTGTGCGTTATGATTGGTCGCGCCTCAAAGGGTCGGCCACCTATTACAGCACCCGCAGCTACCTCATTGACACGTCTGTCGCGTGCGATCCCGTGCGTAATCACTATACGCCCCTGAACTATTTCAATCAGGTTTTTCTTCCGGCAAATCCCAGCTGGGCGACACGTTACGCGCTTTATCTCGCGCGTGCCTGGCCAAACGCCTCGGCAGGTTGCATGCCCGGAACCGGAACAACCAGTGATCCGATACCGGTCACCGAATACCCCGAGCACACTGTCGATATCGATCGCACCTACAGCGCCTGGTTGCCCTCGGCCACCATCGAACTGAAACCCGTCGATTGGTTCCGCCCCTATGTGAGCTATTCCCAGAGCCTGCGCCCGCCGACCATTCTCGAGGCATTTTTTGCCGGTGCGCGTCCGGGTGATAGCGCCGGATATGAATACGCTCCGAACCAGGCTCTGCGCGCCGAAAAAGCGACGACCTATGAAATCGGTGCGAATATGAGTTTCGACGGCGTGCTGCTGGACGACGATTCCCTGCGCATCAAAATGGCCGCCTTCCGCCGGGAGGTGAAGGACTATATCGCTCTTGGGTATCTCGTCACGGATCAGGTCCTCGACCGTACCTATACCAGCTTCGTCAATCTGGATGGCACGACCTATATGCGCGGGCTGGAATTCGAGGGCAATTACGATGCCCGCAGTTTCTGGATCGGCGGCTCGGCAACGATTTTGAAAACGGAATGGCCTGAAAAGACACAGGTTTTCTCCAACAGCGCGGCCACCACATCAGGTGAAATCGTTGCCTGGCCGGGCGATGTCGCGCCCAAGATGAAGCTGACGCTCGATGGCGGCATGCGTTTCTTCGATGAAAAATTCTCGCTGGGTGCAAGGCTCAACCACGTTACGCCAACCCAGTCGCGCACGCTGGATACGGAGGGCAATCTGCGTGAGGTGACCGATCCCTATACGACGGTGGACCTCTACGGTTCCTACGCTTTCAACGACAAGGCCACGCTTCGTTTCGCCGTCAACAACCTTACGGACCGCAAATATATCCCGGCGGCAAGCTCCTACACGGCGCCGGGCCGCACTTTTATCGCGACGATGAACGTGAAGTTCTGA
- a CDS encoding FecR family protein, which produces MTVDPDKKIELPTGKAEEAADWLLRLQGGATEPRLKAEFERWLAASPGNRLAWERTCKTWRNLGLVEPEFKSLWEDAAHLPGKAAINPTRRRWSVRHYAGIAVAAASLCLAVLFIPTFSVRIEADYQTGTAESRTITLEDGSKVELAAASALSTDFRDGRRTVKVLKGEAFFDVVPDKARPFVVEAKNVTVQVLGTAFDVDLTDGVTQVALAHGSVEASFRNAPPTRLVPGEMLVVDAAGAIRKENVPVEDIGGWRKGELYVVDATIGSVVEQIQRYHPAWLTMADKRLAEQKVTGFYDLRDPDRALEALVEPYRGKVHAIGGSARIITRF; this is translated from the coding sequence ATGACTGTTGATCCCGATAAGAAGATTGAATTGCCGACCGGGAAGGCGGAAGAGGCGGCCGACTGGCTGCTGCGGCTGCAGGGGGGCGCGACGGAACCGCGATTGAAGGCGGAATTCGAGCGATGGCTGGCGGCATCGCCGGGAAACCGCCTCGCCTGGGAACGGACATGCAAGACCTGGCGGAACCTCGGCCTGGTCGAACCGGAATTCAAGAGCCTCTGGGAAGACGCTGCGCATCTGCCGGGCAAGGCGGCGATAAATCCAACGCGACGGCGCTGGTCCGTCAGGCATTACGCGGGTATCGCCGTGGCGGCGGCATCGCTCTGTCTCGCGGTGCTGTTCATTCCGACATTTTCTGTTCGCATTGAAGCGGATTATCAGACCGGCACGGCCGAAAGCCGTACCATCACCCTCGAGGACGGCAGCAAGGTAGAGCTTGCCGCGGCAAGCGCTCTTTCCACGGATTTCAGGGATGGCCGTCGCACCGTGAAAGTGTTGAAGGGGGAAGCCTTCTTCGATGTCGTGCCGGATAAAGCCCGTCCCTTTGTCGTGGAGGCGAAGAACGTGACCGTTCAGGTGCTGGGGACCGCATTTGACGTCGACTTGACGGATGGCGTGACGCAGGTCGCACTTGCCCATGGTTCCGTGGAAGCTTCCTTCCGCAACGCGCCGCCAACGCGGCTTGTGCCGGGCGAGATGCTGGTCGTCGACGCCGCCGGCGCGATCCGCAAAGAGAATGTCCCGGTCGAAGATATTGGCGGCTGGCGCAAGGGCGAACTCTATGTGGTCGATGCGACGATAGGCTCGGTGGTGGAGCAGATCCAGCGTTATCACCCCGCATGGCTGACCATGGCCGACAAGCGGCTGGCCGAGCAGAAGGTGACGGGATTTTACGATCTGCGCGACCCGGACCGGGCGCTGGAAGCCCTCGTGGAACCTTATAGGGGCAAGGTGCATGCGATCGGCGGTTCAGCCCGCATCATTACCCGCTTCTGA
- a CDS encoding RNA polymerase sigma factor — translation MGIREDDKRYNAYVAHRVDLIKYATLILGSRADAEDVVQEAFLKFVPEASGNPTNLKSYLFRIVRNLALDNRRRSRQDLRERPDDTPFWGMPQDNGTPEEHALFCDEVRQMQTILAGLPVQARVALEMHRFGGYNMEEIARHLGISVASAHRLIKGSIVAITREMK, via the coding sequence ATGGGCATACGGGAAGATGACAAGCGTTATAACGCTTACGTCGCGCATAGGGTCGACCTGATCAAATACGCCACCCTTATTCTGGGGTCGCGTGCGGATGCGGAGGACGTGGTTCAGGAGGCCTTCCTGAAATTTGTTCCGGAAGCCTCCGGCAATCCTACCAATCTCAAATCCTATCTCTTCCGCATCGTTCGCAACCTTGCGCTCGACAATCGCCGTCGCAGTCGGCAGGACCTTCGGGAACGGCCGGACGATACACCTTTCTGGGGCATGCCGCAGGACAATGGCACGCCGGAGGAACATGCGCTTTTTTGTGATGAAGTTCGGCAGATGCAGACTATTTTGGCCGGCCTGCCGGTTCAGGCACGGGTGGCATTGGAAATGCACAGATTCGGTGGTTACAACATGGAGGAGATCGCGCGTCATCTCGGCATTTCGGTGGCCAGTGCCCACCGGCTGATAAAGGGCAGCATTGTCGCGATTACCAGAGAAATGAAGTAA
- a CDS encoding ABC transporter ATP-binding protein, with amino-acid sequence MVMLALKDVGAAYGRTTVLSKVGIDTLESGSVTAVIGPNAAGKSTLFKRIASLISGPGLVELSDTARGNRAICYMPQDTGANAVLTVYESVLLSAKQGGGWRVHDDELFEIDAILKALKIHDLAFRGLGELSGGQRQLVSLAQALARKPEVLLMDEPTSALDLHRQIEVLGFVSDLAQKTGMIVLIALHDLNHALRYCENTMVIARGEMVVSGNTEAVITPAMLRDIYRIDARIEPCSQGRPMVIVDGAI; translated from the coding sequence ATGGTAATGCTCGCACTGAAGGATGTCGGGGCTGCCTACGGCCGCACCACAGTCCTCTCCAAGGTCGGCATCGATACGCTCGAAAGCGGCAGCGTTACTGCCGTGATCGGTCCCAACGCTGCCGGCAAATCGACGCTTTTCAAGCGCATCGCCAGCCTCATTTCCGGCCCCGGCCTGGTTGAACTGTCCGACACGGCACGCGGCAACCGCGCCATCTGCTACATGCCGCAGGATACCGGCGCCAACGCCGTGCTGACGGTATATGAATCCGTGCTTCTTTCGGCCAAGCAGGGCGGCGGCTGGCGCGTCCATGATGATGAGTTGTTCGAGATCGACGCCATTCTCAAGGCGCTGAAAATTCACGACCTCGCCTTTCGCGGCCTCGGCGAACTGTCCGGTGGCCAGCGACAGCTTGTGTCGCTGGCGCAGGCGCTCGCCCGCAAGCCGGAAGTGCTGCTGATGGACGAGCCGACCTCCGCACTCGATCTTCATCGGCAGATCGAGGTTCTGGGGTTCGTCTCTGATCTTGCGCAGAAAACCGGCATGATCGTGCTGATCGCCCTGCATGACCTCAACCATGCGCTCCGTTATTGCGAAAACACGATGGTGATTGCGCGTGGCGAAATGGTGGTGAGCGGCAATACCGAAGCGGTGATTACGCCTGCCATGCTGCGCGATATCTATCGCATCGATGCACGCATCGAGCCATGTTCGCAGGGCAGGCCGATGGTGATCGTCGACGGGGCTATCTGA
- a CDS encoding FecCD family ABC transporter permease: MTSLNESADGVSGRDQYRALAARRILILVGLFLALCFSMAADMALGPARYTLSEVLATIADPAAVGNQLRVVIWDIRMPIALMAVTVGASLSVAGAQMQTILSNPLASPFTLGISAAASFGAALALVGGVAIFPGAVHYMVPINAFIMAMVAALFIHFASTMRGVTVETIVLLGIALVFTFNAALSLLEYLASEQALAAVVFWTMGSLTKATWDKVYITAAILVVTVPLFMRQAWALTALRLGDDKAASMGINVRRLRLTTMLTVSLLAAIPVSFVGTIGFVGLVGPHIARMVVGEDQRFFLPGSIICGALLLSATSVISKILIPGAILPIGVITALVGVPFFFALIFGNRRRAW, from the coding sequence ATGACTTCGCTGAATGAAAGCGCCGATGGCGTCAGCGGGCGCGATCAATATCGTGCCCTTGCCGCGCGCAGGATCCTCATCCTCGTCGGGCTTTTCCTCGCCCTGTGTTTCAGCATGGCAGCAGACATGGCACTCGGCCCGGCGCGTTATACGCTATCGGAAGTTCTGGCGACCATTGCCGATCCGGCGGCCGTCGGAAACCAGCTGCGGGTGGTGATCTGGGATATCCGCATGCCGATCGCGCTGATGGCGGTTACCGTCGGTGCCTCGCTTTCGGTTGCGGGCGCGCAGATGCAGACCATCCTGTCCAACCCGCTCGCCAGCCCCTTCACGCTCGGCATTTCAGCCGCTGCAAGCTTCGGCGCGGCGCTGGCGCTTGTCGGCGGGGTGGCGATCTTTCCGGGTGCCGTGCATTACATGGTGCCGATCAATGCCTTCATCATGGCCATGGTCGCAGCCCTCTTCATCCATTTCGCCTCCACCATGCGCGGCGTGACGGTGGAGACCATCGTCCTGCTCGGCATCGCGCTGGTCTTCACCTTCAATGCGGCGCTGTCGCTGCTCGAATATCTGGCTTCCGAACAGGCGCTCGCCGCCGTCGTTTTCTGGACCATGGGCAGCCTGACCAAGGCGACCTGGGACAAGGTCTATATCACCGCCGCCATTCTCGTCGTCACCGTACCGCTGTTCATGCGCCAAGCCTGGGCACTGACGGCACTCAGGCTTGGCGACGACAAGGCGGCCAGCATGGGCATCAATGTGCGCCGGCTGCGGTTGACGACCATGCTGACGGTCAGCCTCCTCGCCGCCATTCCGGTTTCTTTCGTTGGCACCATCGGCTTTGTCGGGCTGGTCGGGCCGCACATCGCCCGCATGGTGGTGGGTGAAGATCAGCGCTTCTTCCTGCCGGGCTCGATCATCTGCGGCGCGCTTCTTCTGTCGGCAACATCGGTCATCAGCAAGATCCTCATTCCCGGTGCGATCCTGCCGATTGGCGTCATCACGGCGCTTGTTGGCGTGCCTTTCTTCTTCGCGCTTATTTTCGGCAACAGGAGACGCGCATGGTAA
- a CDS encoding ABC transporter substrate-binding protein — MRLNALRHLAVLAFSLLAMTAQAGEITDVTGRKVELDLPAKRVIVGEARQVHVIAALKGDQTFDTIVGWRDDLLKKDPDSYAAYVERFPQIEKLPRFGYVPQGDFSLETAITLSPDVITLNLEAEKSAKESGFEDKAAAAGIKVIYLDFRIDPEKNSEASIEILGKLFGAEERAREFIAYRRAEIARVTDRLAGVKDLKRLKVFIERAPGISGEDNCCRTFGPVNFGAMVDLAGGHNIADGIIKTTFGDLNPEQLVIADPDHVIVTGSNWAAESDINQFVPVGRGADMALSRVRLANLMKRTPFPELNAVKQGNVHAVWHQFYGAPYEFFPIQQFAKWFHPDLFADLDPGKNFEEFHRKFLPITYKPGYFASLEKGLNQ; from the coding sequence ATGCGGCTCAACGCTCTCAGGCATCTTGCGGTGCTGGCCTTCTCCCTTCTCGCCATGACGGCGCAGGCCGGAGAGATTACCGATGTCACCGGGCGCAAGGTCGAGCTGGACCTGCCGGCCAAGCGCGTCATCGTTGGTGAGGCCCGTCAGGTGCATGTCATCGCGGCGCTCAAGGGCGATCAGACCTTCGATACCATCGTCGGCTGGCGTGACGATCTCCTCAAGAAGGATCCGGACAGCTACGCCGCCTATGTCGAGCGTTTCCCTCAGATCGAAAAACTGCCGCGTTTCGGTTATGTGCCGCAGGGTGATTTCAGCCTGGAAACGGCCATCACCCTGTCGCCTGATGTGATTACCCTCAATCTGGAAGCGGAAAAATCCGCGAAGGAAAGCGGTTTCGAAGACAAGGCCGCGGCTGCCGGTATCAAGGTCATCTATCTCGATTTCCGCATTGATCCCGAAAAGAACAGCGAAGCTTCCATCGAAATCCTCGGCAAACTCTTCGGCGCCGAAGAGCGCGCCAGGGAATTCATCGCCTATCGCCGCGCTGAAATCGCCCGCGTGACCGACCGCCTTGCCGGCGTCAAGGACCTGAAGCGTCTGAAGGTTTTCATAGAGCGTGCACCCGGCATTTCCGGCGAAGACAATTGCTGCCGCACCTTCGGTCCGGTCAATTTCGGTGCGATGGTCGATCTCGCCGGCGGCCACAATATTGCCGACGGCATCATCAAGACGACCTTCGGCGATCTCAATCCCGAGCAGCTGGTGATTGCCGATCCTGATCATGTCATCGTCACCGGCTCCAACTGGGCGGCGGAATCCGATATCAACCAGTTCGTTCCCGTCGGACGCGGCGCCGATATGGCGCTTTCCCGCGTAAGGCTTGCCAATCTGATGAAGCGCACGCCGTTTCCGGAACTGAATGCCGTCAAGCAAGGCAATGTCCATGCCGTCTGGCACCAGTTCTACGGCGCGCCTTACGAGTTCTTCCCGATCCAGCAATTTGCCAAGTGGTTCCATCCCGATCTCTTCGCCGATCTCGATCCGGGAAAGAATTTTGAGGAATTCCACCGGAAATTCCTCCCCATCACCTATAAGCCGGGCTATTTCGCCTCGCTCGAAAAAGGTTTGAACCAATGA
- a CDS encoding ABC transporter substrate-binding protein, producing the protein MRISAKSAALALGLLVSAAWPAFAEKVTVKDVTGRDVEVNVPVSHVILGEGRQIYFLAALDKENPFQHVVGWRDDLAKADPETYAAYLAKYPEVAKLPTFGGMKDGTFDIEQAVALKPDVILMNIDAKTATEEAGYIEKLAKVGIPLVYVDFREKPMENTEPSMRLMGQLTGKEKIAEDFIKFRADSIAKVTDTLEKANPKKPVVFMERAGGYSDDCCMSFGNENFGKMVELAGGINMAKDIIPGTFGNVNPEQIIASNPEQIIITGGNWNGYVPGGNWVGVGYGADLKEAHRKLENLTKRPAFTGVQAVKDGNVHAIWHQFYNNPYQFVAIQEIAKWLHPDLFKDLDPEATFRELHARFLPLDYKPGYFVSLKDAK; encoded by the coding sequence ATGCGCATCTCAGCCAAATCCGCGGCACTTGCCCTTGGCCTTCTCGTATCCGCCGCATGGCCGGCATTTGCCGAAAAAGTCACCGTCAAGGATGTGACCGGCCGCGATGTCGAAGTCAATGTGCCCGTTTCGCATGTGATCCTCGGTGAAGGCCGTCAGATCTATTTCCTGGCGGCGCTCGACAAGGAAAACCCTTTCCAGCACGTTGTTGGCTGGCGCGATGACCTGGCGAAAGCCGATCCGGAAACCTATGCGGCCTATCTCGCGAAATATCCTGAGGTCGCCAAGCTGCCGACTTTCGGCGGTATGAAGGACGGCACATTCGACATCGAGCAGGCGGTTGCGCTGAAGCCCGACGTGATCCTGATGAACATCGACGCCAAGACGGCAACCGAAGAAGCGGGCTATATCGAAAAACTCGCCAAGGTCGGCATTCCGCTTGTTTATGTCGACTTCCGCGAAAAGCCGATGGAAAATACCGAGCCGAGCATGCGCCTGATGGGCCAGCTGACGGGCAAGGAAAAGATCGCCGAAGACTTCATCAAGTTCCGCGCCGACTCCATCGCCAAGGTCACCGATACGCTCGAAAAGGCCAATCCGAAGAAGCCTGTCGTGTTCATGGAGCGCGCCGGCGGTTATTCCGACGATTGCTGCATGTCCTTCGGCAACGAGAATTTCGGCAAGATGGTCGAGCTCGCCGGCGGCATCAACATGGCCAAGGACATCATTCCCGGCACTTTCGGCAACGTCAATCCGGAACAGATCATCGCCTCCAACCCGGAACAGATCATCATCACGGGTGGCAACTGGAACGGTTATGTTCCCGGCGGCAACTGGGTCGGTGTCGGTTATGGCGCAGATCTGAAGGAAGCCCATCGCAAGCTTGAAAACCTGACCAAGCGTCCGGCTTTCACCGGCGTGCAGGCGGTCAAGGACGGCAATGTCCACGCCATCTGGCACCAGTTCTATAACAACCCGTATCAGTTCGTGGCCATTCAGGAAATCGCCAAGTGGCTGCATCCGGACCTCTTTAAGGATCTCGATCCCGAGGCGACCTTTAGGGAATTGCATGCCCGCTTCCTGCCGCTTGACTACAAGCCCGGCTACTTCGTGTCGCTGAAGGACGCGAAATAA
- a CDS encoding class I SAM-dependent methyltransferase — translation MIDTIQYGKNDSLRDEIKAYWSGRAATFDLSPGHEIFSEDERAAWHALILKHLGRGEGRKALDLASGTGVISHLMDDLGFQVTGMDWSETMLGLAREKAKSRGRNIRFFVGDAENTMEPDESADVIITRHLVWTLVDPQASFAEWFRVLKPGGQLLIVDGDFVNTGWREKLVKKLAAGLESIGLVKPDQPHKPADPENTFNSILSRVHFSKGARAGDVATMLRGAGFEPVSIDQELQAIHRAQAKNFSLLKGILRGLQHRYAVCAVKPDVSGKG, via the coding sequence ATGATCGACACTATCCAGTATGGCAAAAACGACAGCCTGAGAGACGAGATAAAGGCCTATTGGTCCGGCCGCGCCGCGACTTTCGACCTTTCACCCGGGCACGAAATTTTCTCCGAGGACGAGCGCGCGGCCTGGCACGCGCTTATCCTGAAACATCTGGGTCGCGGTGAGGGACGCAAGGCGCTCGATCTCGCCAGCGGAACCGGCGTCATCTCGCACCTGATGGACGATCTCGGCTTTCAGGTCACCGGCATGGACTGGTCCGAGACGATGCTGGGGCTTGCCCGGGAAAAGGCGAAAAGCCGTGGGCGCAACATCCGCTTTTTTGTCGGCGACGCCGAAAATACGATGGAGCCGGACGAAAGCGCCGACGTCATCATCACCCGCCATCTGGTCTGGACGCTGGTGGACCCGCAGGCAAGCTTTGCCGAATGGTTCCGCGTTCTGAAACCCGGCGGGCAACTGCTGATCGTCGATGGCGATTTCGTCAATACCGGCTGGCGCGAAAAGCTGGTCAAGAAACTGGCCGCCGGCCTGGAGAGCATCGGCCTCGTCAAACCGGACCAGCCGCACAAGCCGGCAGACCCGGAAAACACCTTCAACAGCATCCTCTCACGGGTCCATTTTTCGAAGGGTGCGAGGGCCGGCGATGTCGCGACGATGTTGCGTGGGGCCGGTTTCGAGCCTGTCTCGATCGATCAGGAACTTCAGGCCATTCACCGCGCCCAGGCGAAAAACTTCAGCCTGCTGAAGGGCATCCTGCGCGGGCTGCAGCACCGTTATGCGGTCTGTGCGGTGAAGCCGGATGTTTCTGGTAAGGGCTGA
- a CDS encoding pseudoazurin encodes MMTFTTLADAAAKGRRFCAAAAIAVVATGFPLLASAETFEVKMLNRGEKGPMVFEPDFLEIAPGDRVRFVPTHKSHNAATIDGMIPEGAEGFKSRINDEFETGFEKPGFYGIKCSPHYGMGMVMLIKVGEAALSQSYREVDVPGRAKTRLDDLFERAEK; translated from the coding sequence ATGATGACATTCACGACGCTCGCAGACGCTGCTGCAAAGGGCAGACGGTTTTGCGCCGCTGCCGCAATTGCCGTGGTGGCCACAGGATTTCCCCTTCTTGCTTCCGCCGAGACCTTCGAGGTGAAGATGCTGAACCGGGGCGAAAAAGGCCCGATGGTGTTCGAGCCCGATTTCCTGGAAATCGCCCCCGGTGACCGCGTGCGCTTCGTGCCAACCCACAAGAGCCACAATGCCGCGACCATCGACGGCATGATTCCCGAAGGTGCCGAAGGGTTCAAAAGCCGGATCAATGACGAGTTCGAGACCGGGTTTGAAAAACCGGGCTTTTACGGCATCAAATGCTCGCCGCATTACGGCATGGGCATGGTCATGCTGATCAAGGTGGGCGAGGCGGCGCTGTCGCAAAGCTACAGGGAAGTCGATGTGCCCGGCCGGGCCAAGACCCGGCTTGATGATCTTTTCGAGCGGGCGGAAAAATGA
- a CDS encoding ABC transporter ATP-binding protein — protein sequence MKLSAHGLHFHAGNIDIVRGVSLDVGSGEFLGIIGPNGSGKSTLLSMLAGIRKPRRGHVTLGEERLGSLGRRELARRLAFVEQQAETTERITARQAVELGRTPYLGPLSGWSENDSAIVDAALANVDMADKAERSWHHLSGGERQRLHIARALAQEPHILLLDEPTNHLDIGHQIGLLDLVRRQGLTVVAALHDLNHAAMFCDRVAIMHRGEMIAIGPPREVLTAARIADVFGVECVVTTDEGGFSHIRFLPAHGRVDPARKVLAR from the coding sequence ATGAAATTATCCGCCCACGGCCTGCATTTCCATGCCGGCAATATCGATATCGTCCGTGGCGTCTCGCTCGATGTCGGTTCCGGGGAGTTTCTCGGCATCATTGGCCCGAACGGGTCCGGCAAGAGCACGCTTCTGTCCATGCTGGCTGGCATCCGCAAACCGCGCAGGGGCCACGTTACGCTTGGCGAGGAACGGCTTGGCTCATTGGGGCGGCGCGAACTCGCCCGCCGGCTGGCCTTCGTGGAGCAGCAGGCCGAAACCACCGAGCGAATTACCGCACGACAGGCGGTGGAGCTTGGGCGCACGCCCTATCTCGGCCCGCTTTCCGGCTGGTCGGAGAATGACAGCGCTATCGTTGATGCAGCACTTGCCAATGTCGACATGGCCGACAAGGCGGAGCGCAGCTGGCACCACCTTTCCGGTGGTGAACGGCAGCGCCTGCATATTGCCCGAGCCTTGGCGCAGGAGCCGCACATTCTGCTGCTGGACGAACCAACCAATCACCTCGATATCGGCCACCAGATCGGCCTGCTCGATCTGGTGCGCCGGCAGGGGTTGACGGTCGTGGCGGCGCTGCATGATCTCAATCATGCCGCCATGTTCTGCGACCGCGTCGCCATCATGCATCGGGGAGAGATGATCGCTATCGGGCCGCCGCGCGAAGTTTTGACGGCGGCAAGGATCGCCGACGTCTTCGGGGTGGAATGTGTTGTCACCACGGACGAGGGTGGTTTTTCCCATATTCGTTTTCTGCCAGCCCATGGACGGGTTGATCCAGCAAGGAAAGTACTGGCACGATGA